One Bacteroidota bacterium DNA window includes the following coding sequences:
- the murF gene encoding UDP-N-acetylmuramoyl-tripeptide--D-alanyl-D-alanine ligase: protein MKISELYQYFLKFPKISTDSRNIAKGSIFFALKGENFNGNKYAKQAIENGASIAVIDEDRYVENEQYLLCDNVLETLQNLAKHHRKELKTKVIAITGTNGKTTTKELIHAVLSKKYNVKSTIGNFNNHIGVPLTILSISENHEFAVVEMGANHIGEIKFLCEIAKPNFGIITNVGKAHLEGFGSFEGVKKAKQELYSYIRGIKGKVFINYDNDVLTKLMLNQEKVTFGTRQKYFCFGETIYSNPFLKISWNQQNVAKSIQTNLIGEYNFENVMSAICIADYFGVAENDIVHAIENYFPTNNRSQYIETDNNTIILDAYNANPTSMAAAIINFNKINFANKTLIIGDMLELGKSSSIEHSKIIDLVKSFTFSKIYLVGKKFYEQKIPDNFNRFLNVEELISFIKQAPLSSSLILIKASRGIKLELIKDIL, encoded by the coding sequence ATGAAAATCAGCGAATTATATCAATATTTCCTAAAATTCCCAAAAATATCAACTGATAGTCGTAACATTGCTAAAGGTTCTATATTTTTTGCACTGAAAGGTGAAAATTTTAATGGAAATAAATATGCAAAACAAGCTATTGAAAATGGCGCTAGTATTGCTGTAATTGATGAAGATAGATATGTAGAAAATGAACAATATTTGCTATGTGATAATGTTTTAGAAACTCTTCAAAATTTGGCGAAACATCATCGTAAAGAACTAAAAACTAAAGTGATTGCTATTACTGGAACTAATGGGAAGACAACAACTAAGGAACTTATTCATGCTGTACTGTCAAAAAAATACAATGTAAAATCAACGATTGGAAATTTCAATAATCATATAGGAGTTCCTCTTACCATTTTATCAATTTCTGAAAATCATGAATTTGCAGTCGTTGAGATGGGAGCAAATCACATTGGCGAGATTAAATTTTTATGTGAAATTGCTAAACCAAATTTTGGAATAATTACGAATGTTGGAAAAGCTCATCTTGAAGGTTTTGGTTCTTTCGAAGGAGTGAAAAAAGCTAAGCAGGAATTATATTCGTATATTAGAGGCATAAAAGGAAAGGTATTTATCAATTATGACAATGATGTGCTGACTAAACTTATGCTGAATCAGGAAAAAGTTACTTTTGGAACCAGACAGAAGTATTTTTGTTTTGGCGAAACAATCTATTCAAATCCATTTTTAAAAATTTCATGGAATCAGCAAAATGTGGCTAAATCTATTCAAACAAACCTAATTGGGGAATATAATTTTGAAAATGTTATGTCTGCAATTTGTATCGCAGATTATTTTGGTGTTGCTGAAAATGATATTGTTCATGCTATTGAAAATTATTTCCCCACTAATAACAGATCTCAATATATTGAAACAGATAACAATACGATTATTTTAGATGCTTATAATGCAAATCCAACGAGCATGGCAGCAGCAATTATAAACTTCAATAAAATTAATTTTGCTAATAAAACATTGATTATTGGCGATATGTTGGAACTGGGAAAATCGTCGTCTATTGAGCATTCAAAGATTATTGATTTGGTAAAGTCCTTTACTTTTTCTAAAATTTATTTGGTTGGAAAGAAATTCTATGAGCAAAAAATACCTGACAATTTCAATAGATTTTTGAATGTAGAAGAATTAATATCCTTTATAAAACAGGCTCCATTGTCTTCTTCATTAATTCTGATTAAAGCATCGAGAGGAATAAAACTTGAATTAATAAAAGATATATTGTAA
- the purB gene encoding adenylosuccinate lyase has protein sequence MFLQELSAISPVDGRYRTKTTELAKYFSEFGLIKYRVLVELEYFISLCKIPLPQLKSIEEKHIVKIRSIYSEFSIDDAQQIKEIEKTTNHDIKAVEYFIKEKFFSIGLQAYIEFVHFGLTSQDINNTATPLSLKHGINEVYLPIFNNLHKVLERLAEQWTDIPMLARTHGQPASPTRLGKEILVFAERLDIQLNQLRNQTYPAKFGGATGNFNAHHIAFPEIDWKNFANKFVTEKLELQRSQTTTQIEHYDNLASIFDNLKRINTILLDLNRDFWAYISMNYFLQKIEKSEVGSSAMPHKVNPIDFENSEGNLGIANALFEHLSAKLPISRLQRDLTDSTVLRNIGVPLSHTLIAIKSLLKGLNKISINKKVISSDLEQNYIVVAEAIQTILRRENFPEPYETLKELTRTNKTINKKTIEEFIDLLNISDSLKTELRNITPYNYTGI, from the coding sequence ATGTTTTTACAAGAATTATCTGCAATATCTCCGGTTGATGGAAGATATCGAACTAAAACTACAGAATTAGCAAAATATTTTTCGGAATTTGGCCTAATTAAATACAGAGTATTGGTGGAGTTGGAGTATTTCATTTCATTGTGCAAAATACCATTGCCACAACTGAAATCTATTGAAGAAAAACATATCGTAAAAATAAGAAGCATATACTCTGAATTCAGCATTGATGATGCACAGCAAATAAAAGAAATAGAAAAAACTACAAACCATGATATTAAAGCTGTTGAATATTTTATAAAAGAAAAATTTTTTTCTATAGGATTACAAGCCTATATAGAATTTGTGCACTTCGGGCTTACTTCGCAAGATATAAATAATACCGCAACACCGCTTTCGTTGAAGCATGGAATAAATGAAGTGTACCTACCTATTTTTAACAATTTACATAAAGTTTTAGAACGTCTTGCTGAACAATGGACAGATATTCCGATGCTTGCAAGAACACATGGACAACCTGCATCGCCTACCAGGCTTGGAAAAGAAATACTTGTTTTTGCCGAACGATTAGATATTCAGCTAAATCAATTACGAAATCAAACTTATCCTGCAAAATTTGGTGGTGCAACCGGAAATTTTAATGCACATCATATAGCATTTCCTGAAATAGATTGGAAAAATTTTGCAAATAAATTCGTTACAGAAAAACTTGAATTACAAAGATCTCAAACTACAACACAGATTGAACATTATGATAATTTGGCATCAATTTTCGACAATTTGAAAAGGATAAACACAATTTTGTTAGACTTGAATAGAGATTTTTGGGCATATATTTCCATGAATTATTTTTTGCAGAAAATTGAAAAATCAGAAGTAGGATCATCAGCCATGCCACACAAAGTTAATCCTATCGATTTTGAAAATTCGGAAGGCAATCTTGGAATAGCAAATGCTTTGTTTGAACATCTTTCGGCTAAATTGCCAATTTCCAGACTTCAACGCGATTTGACAGACTCAACAGTTTTAAGAAATATTGGTGTACCACTATCGCATACTTTAATTGCAATAAAATCTTTGCTTAAAGGATTAAACAAAATTTCTATTAATAAAAAAGTGATTTCGTCCGATCTTGAACAAAACTATATAGTTGTTGCTGAAGCAATTCAAACAATTTTAAGAAGAGAAAACTTTCCAGAGCCATATGAAACCTTAAAAGAGCTCACTAGAACCAACAAAACCATAAATAAGAAAACAATTGAAGAATTTATTGATTTGTTGAATATTTCAGATAGTTTAAAAACTGAATTGAGAAATATTACACCATACAATTACACCGGAATCTAA
- a CDS encoding HU family DNA-binding protein has product MNKSELISAMAEGTGLTKVDSKKAVEAFVGIVSNELQGGGKVALVGFGTFSISERQARTGRNPQTGKEIEIPAKKVVKFKAGSELSDSVN; this is encoded by the coding sequence ATGAATAAATCGGAATTAATTAGTGCCATGGCAGAGGGAACTGGCTTGACAAAAGTTGATAGCAAAAAAGCTGTAGAAGCATTTGTAGGTATAGTTTCTAATGAGCTACAAGGTGGCGGAAAAGTTGCTTTAGTTGGTTTTGGAACATTTTCCATTTCAGAAAGACAAGCTAGAACTGGAAGAAACCCTCAAACAGGGAAAGAAATTGAAATTCCAGCAAAAAAAGTTGTTAAATTTAAAGCAGGTAGCGAACTTAGCGATTCTGTCAATTAA
- a CDS encoding SUMF1/EgtB/PvdO family nonheme iron enzyme: MKYKSNLILIILGTLFLASCGYKQSATTGWNYNDSKNGGFEYRAYPGQQTGPGLVFIEGGSFAMGRVEQDVVYDWDNIPRRVTVPSFYMDMTEVRNIDYLEYLYWLTRVFIDYPSVYKNALPDTLVWRRTLAYNEPYVVNYFRHPAYREYPVVGVSWKQADQFTLWRTDRVNEDILINYNILQVNPDQIGEENFNSEAYLAGQYEGLVKRNLEDLNPNMDERKVKMEDGILLPRYRLPTEAEWEYAALALVGNSVDERIYDRKLYPWNGHYVRNDGQKDRGFMNANYSRGRGDMMGVAGNLNDHANITEQVISYWPNDYGLYCMAGNVNEWVMDVYRPMSFEVAEEHNPFRGNVYKTQLRDEEGIVADKDTLGKIIWREVTLDEAIDRRNYKKSDNINFLDGDFESSLQVTADEYTNETLSARHSSQEMYRTARTRRDGETASMINDRARVYKGGSWDDRAYWMVPGTRRFLDENESDYDLGFRCAMTRVGSPTLD, from the coding sequence ATGAAATATAAAAGTAATTTAATTCTAATCATTTTAGGAACATTATTTCTGGCTTCTTGCGGATATAAGCAATCTGCAACAACTGGCTGGAACTATAATGACTCGAAAAATGGCGGTTTTGAGTATAGGGCTTATCCTGGACAGCAAACTGGTCCAGGTTTGGTTTTTATAGAGGGAGGCTCGTTTGCAATGGGTAGAGTTGAACAAGATGTAGTTTACGATTGGGATAATATTCCGCGAAGAGTTACAGTTCCTTCATTCTATATGGATATGACAGAAGTTCGAAATATAGATTATCTTGAGTATCTATATTGGTTAACAAGAGTTTTTATTGATTATCCTTCAGTCTATAAAAATGCCTTGCCCGACACTTTGGTATGGAGACGTACATTAGCTTATAATGAACCTTATGTTGTAAACTATTTTCGTCATCCCGCATATCGTGAATATCCTGTTGTTGGAGTAAGTTGGAAACAAGCAGATCAATTTACACTTTGGCGAACAGACAGAGTAAATGAGGATATTCTTATTAATTATAACATATTGCAAGTTAATCCAGATCAGATTGGTGAAGAAAATTTTAATTCAGAAGCATATCTTGCTGGGCAGTACGAAGGTTTAGTGAAAAGAAATTTGGAAGATTTGAATCCAAATATGGATGAAAGAAAAGTGAAAATGGAAGATGGAATTTTGCTACCTCGCTATCGTCTCCCAACAGAAGCAGAGTGGGAATATGCCGCTTTAGCCTTGGTTGGTAATTCCGTTGATGAAAGAATATACGACAGAAAACTCTATCCATGGAATGGACATTATGTAAGAAACGACGGGCAAAAAGATCGCGGTTTTATGAACGCAAACTATTCAAGAGGAAGAGGTGATATGATGGGAGTCGCAGGAAACCTAAACGATCATGCAAATATTACTGAACAAGTTATTTCATACTGGCCAAACGATTATGGATTGTACTGTATGGCTGGAAATGTGAACGAATGGGTAATGGATGTTTATCGTCCAATGTCATTTGAGGTTGCTGAAGAGCATAATCCTTTTAGAGGAAATGTTTACAAAACTCAACTTCGCGACGAAGAAGGAATTGTTGCTGATAAAGATACACTTGGAAAAATTATTTGGAGAGAAGTTACTCTTGATGAAGCAATTGACCGTAGGAACTATAAAAAATCCGACAATATTAATTTCCTTGATGGAGATTTTGAATCAAGTCTTCAGGTTACTGCAGACGAATACACTAATGAAACATTATCAGCCAGACATTCGTCTCAGGAAATGTATCGTACAGCCAGAACAAGGCGAGATGGTGAAACGGCTTCGATGATAAACGACAGGGCGAGAGTATATAAAGGTGGTTCTTGGGATGACAGAGCTTATTGGATGGTTCCAGGAACACGTAGATTCTTAGACGAAAATGAGTCGGATTACGATTTAGGTTTCAGATGTGCTATGACGCGAGTTGGAAGCCCAACATTAGATTAA
- a CDS encoding response regulator transcription factor — protein MNCIIIDDDPLSRKVLEQYIDRTEYLTLIHSFSDAVEAINKFKNEEEIHLIFLDIEMPEMSGIDFLNSLKAQPLVIIVSSKEKYALEAFSYNVTDYILKPAYYARFYRAVERAKSQFQQPVHTDQPKNEERERDEIFIKNKAALIRLKYDDILWIEALENYVVFHTFDKKYTINFTMKSMVSKLPSHRFIRAHRSYIINRDKFEMIEDNSIIVKTKTGSKIIPIGKHYKEDLMNKIVQLGK, from the coding sequence ATGAATTGCATTATCATAGATGACGATCCTCTTTCAAGAAAGGTATTAGAACAATATATTGACCGTACAGAATATCTTACCTTAATACATTCATTCTCAGATGCTGTAGAAGCAATTAATAAGTTTAAGAATGAGGAAGAGATTCATTTAATTTTTTTAGATATTGAGATGCCTGAAATGTCAGGAATTGATTTTCTCAATAGCTTGAAAGCACAACCTTTGGTAATTATTGTTTCGTCAAAAGAAAAATATGCATTAGAGGCTTTTTCGTATAATGTTACTGATTATATTCTTAAACCTGCTTATTATGCTCGATTTTACAGAGCTGTTGAAAGAGCAAAATCGCAATTTCAGCAACCTGTTCATACTGATCAACCAAAAAACGAAGAAAGAGAGCGAGATGAAATATTTATTAAAAATAAAGCTGCATTAATTCGTCTAAAATATGACGATATTCTGTGGATTGAGGCTCTTGAAAATTATGTAGTATTTCACACTTTCGACAAAAAATATACTATTAACTTCACTATGAAGTCAATGGTATCGAAACTTCCTTCACATAGATTCATTCGTGCACACAGGTCTTACATAATAAATAGAGACAAATTTGAGATGATTGAAGACAATTCGATTATTGTAAAAACTAAAACCGGTTCAAAAATTATCCCTATTGGGAAACATTACAAAGAAGATTTAATGAATAAAATTGTTCAATTAGGAAAATAA
- a CDS encoding RNA methyltransferase yields MQEKLIEYLSSFVTEKRITLFKENISHRTKYLTIAMEDIYQPHNASAVLRTCDCFGIQDVHIIENKNKYKINPGVALGSSKWLDLNYYNKLENNSLDAINSLRSKGYRIVSTVLNKNANKLHEFDLSKGKTALFFGTELTGLSENIINNSDESLYIEMLGFTESFNISVSAAIIMSHLSMKLRNSKINWHFSNSEMNEVLIKWLKASIKKSDMLIDEFYKRFE; encoded by the coding sequence ATGCAAGAAAAGTTAATAGAATATCTTTCATCCTTTGTTACTGAAAAGAGAATTACACTTTTCAAAGAAAATATATCACATAGAACAAAATATTTAACAATTGCAATGGAAGATATTTATCAACCACACAATGCAAGTGCAGTTTTACGAACATGCGATTGTTTTGGCATTCAAGATGTTCACATAATCGAAAATAAAAATAAATATAAAATCAACCCGGGAGTTGCTCTTGGTTCATCAAAATGGTTGGATTTAAATTATTATAACAAATTGGAAAACAATAGTTTGGATGCAATTAATTCACTAAGGTCTAAAGGCTATAGAATTGTATCAACGGTTCTTAACAAAAATGCTAATAAATTGCATGAATTTGATTTAAGCAAAGGAAAAACAGCATTATTCTTTGGAACTGAACTTACAGGGCTGTCAGAAAATATAATTAACAACTCTGATGAAAGTTTATACATAGAAATGTTAGGTTTTACAGAGAGTTTCAACATTTCAGTTTCAGCAGCAATTATTATGAGCCATTTGTCGATGAAATTGAGAAATTCTAAAATAAATTGGCACTTTAGCAATTCTGAAATGAATGAGGTATTAATTAAATGGTTGAAAGCATCAATTAAAAAATCAGACATGCTAATTGATGAGTTTTACAAAAGATTCGAATAA